The proteins below are encoded in one region of Neofelis nebulosa isolate mNeoNeb1 chromosome 17, mNeoNeb1.pri, whole genome shotgun sequence:
- the LOC131500155 gene encoding tetrapeptide repeat homeobox protein 2-like encodes MLPERKEHGGALTEDQQGPRAITGATCLSTRPVQDLGGDSEKGPEGERGVGGQRGGSVPPTCSSGPGPARGRVFGGRGAVCGACLSPFLLGSGPPSARTLPRPRKKRTVYLKEQLQELEKHFWANRYPSYQERVALAAGLNLDEHQVQVWFKNRRAKHSRLPKGRGRGAHMAPRDPGAPNSRSVPAPVAESAPVPESVPVPFPVPAPFPAPVPAGPMFPGTPGVRSPALHGPSRMHPAAEPGTCSLDPAWWAPERGSQESVPAPAPAWPQNSFGADFVPDPLLAPSSTAVFSPQDPLEGPSGPVMSGYQEEEGPAEDDSELMTLLNL; translated from the exons ATGTTGCCGGAAAGGAAGGAGCACGGAGGCGCACTGACG GAAGACCAGCAGGGACCCCGAGCCATCACCGGGGCCACGTGTCTGAGCACCCGCCCCGTCCAGGACTTGGGGGGAGACTCGGAGAAGGGACCAGAGGGCGAGCGTGGTGTTGGGGGCCAGCGGGGTGGCT CCGTGCCTCCCACCTGCTCGTCGGGGCCTGGCCCGGCCAGGGGGCGGGTCTTTGGTGGGCGGGGGGCCGTCTGTGGGGCTTGTCTGAGCCCGTTTCTCCTCGGGTCAGGCCCCCCCTCAGCCCGAACGCTCCCGAGGCCCCGGAAGAAGCGCACCGTGTACCTCAAGGAACAGCTGCAGGAGCTGGAGAAACACTTCTGGGCCAACCGGTACCCGAGCTACCAGGAACGCGTGGCCCTGGCAGCCGGGCTCAACCTGGACGAGCACCAAGTGCAG GTGTGGTTCAAGAACCGCCGGGCCAAGCACTCCAGGCTGCCCAAAGGGCGAGGTCGGGGAGCCCACATGGCGCCAAGGGACCCTGGAGCCCCCAACTCCcgctctgtccctgcccctgtcGCCGAATCCGCCCCTGTCCCCGAATCCGTCCCTGTCCCTTTTCCTGTGCCTgctcctttccctgcccctgtccctgctGGCCCCATGTTCCCAGGGACCCCAGGCGTCCGCAGCCCCGCTCTGCACGGCCCCTCGAGGATGCACCCAGCAGCAGAGCCCGGCACCTGCAGCCTGGACCCAGCCTGGTGGGCCCCAGAGAGGGGCTCCCAGGAGTccgtccccgcccccgcccctgcctggCCTCAGAACTCCTTTGGCGCGGACTTTGTGCCAGACCCCTTGCTAGCCCCCAGTTCCACAGCGGTCTTCTCACCCCAAGACCCCCTGGAGGGACCCTCTGGCCCCGTGATGTCCGGGTACCAAGAGGAAGAAGGCCCTGCAGAGGACGACTCGGAGCTCATGACGTTACTGAATTTATAG